The Micromonospora sp. WMMD961 genome has a segment encoding these proteins:
- a CDS encoding ABC transporter permease — protein sequence MTRRNMIHVVRAPEELILYFSLPIMFVLVFGYVFGSGMQVAGGGNYREFLLPGVFVMTMLYGLGATATGVALDLSRGVVDRFRSMPMARSALMTGRSAADLLRALLEMSTLLVCGLLVGWQWRHGVGKALLAVGLLLLLRVAITWIGIYLALLVRNPDTVGVIVFPAAFPLTAISNVFVSPELMPPVIGTISEWNPLSATVAAMRALFGNPGLGGDSWPAEHAMLLAVLWPVLLIAIFAPLAVRRYRRLSR from the coding sequence ATGACCAGGCGAAACATGATCCACGTGGTGCGCGCGCCGGAGGAGCTGATCCTCTACTTCTCACTGCCGATCATGTTCGTGCTGGTCTTCGGGTACGTGTTCGGCAGCGGCATGCAGGTGGCCGGCGGTGGCAACTACCGCGAGTTCCTGCTGCCCGGCGTCTTCGTGATGACGATGCTGTACGGCCTGGGCGCCACCGCGACCGGCGTGGCGCTGGACCTCAGCCGAGGCGTCGTCGACCGGTTCCGGTCGATGCCGATGGCCCGGTCCGCCCTGATGACCGGTCGCAGTGCGGCCGACCTGCTCCGCGCGCTGTTGGAGATGTCCACCCTGCTGGTCTGCGGCCTGCTCGTCGGGTGGCAGTGGCGACACGGTGTGGGCAAGGCCCTGCTCGCCGTCGGGCTGCTCCTGCTGCTCCGAGTCGCGATCACCTGGATCGGGATCTACCTGGCGCTGTTGGTCCGTAACCCGGACACGGTCGGCGTGATCGTCTTCCCGGCCGCGTTTCCGCTCACCGCGATCTCCAACGTCTTCGTGTCGCCCGAGCTGATGCCACCGGTCATCGGCACGATCTCGGAGTGGAACCCGCTGTCGGCCACCGTGGCGGCGATGCGCGCGCTGTTCGGCAACCCGGGCCTGGGTGGCGACTCCTGGCCGGCGGAGCACGCCATGCTGCTGGCGGTGCTGTGGCCGGTGCTCCTGATCGCGATCTTCGCCCCGCTGGCGGTGCGCCGCTATCGGCGGCTGAGCCGCTGA